The following nucleotide sequence is from Nitrospira sp..
CCGCAGCCGGTGCCATCCGTTGGTGGCAAGGGGACGGTCTACCTGTTTGACGACCTGCTGCACGCCTTTTACGACTCGATAGAGGCGTACCTTCTGTTCCACGATGCTGGCCCGCAAAAGGTAGTAATTGCGGTCATCGACTGCCCGCCAGATGAGGCCTCCCCCCAAGTCCGCCTTGCCCGACACCGCGAGATAGGAGACGTCGGCGTCAAGGTCGGCGCTGTTGGTTCCCTCGATCAGCAGGAGTTTGTGCGCTTGATCGGTCCCTTTGGGGAGGAGCTGCGCCAGGACTTGGGAGCCGCTGTTGGCCCGATCGGTAATCAGGATTTTCCATTCGCCGGCTGGGCGCCCGTCGAACAGGGTGCCGACGACGAATGAACCGGGGAGGGAGCCAGGGGCGATATGGTCAAAGTTCCACTCCCGGGTCGAGTGCGATTCCGAATCGGCTGCCGGCGCGGGAGCACTCCAGAGGCTGAACAGGCATCCGAGGACAAAGAAGGACCAACCCCACCGGATCGATGAACCGGACACTGTGGCCTGGTCTCGCGTGGTCATGCGCGGTCCCGTCCTGCGATTACGCCCTGTGGTCTGGAAGGCCGTGAACAGAAACCTGTGGGTGCGACAGAGCCATGGTCACGGCATTTCCAGTTCGCGAAGCTTCGACTCGGCCTGTTCCAGCCACGGGCGGTTGGCAGGGGTGTCCCGTTCGAGGCGCAGGTAATGCCGCAGCTCCTGGGCCGCGTCCGTGCGGCGGCCGAGTGCGGCCAGGGTGTAGCCGAGGTTGAAGCGGATTTTAGCGTCATTGGGACGTACCCGGAGTGCCGTGCGAAACTCACCGACCGCCCCTTCCAGATCCTGTTTGTCGATCAGGGCCAAGGCCAGGTTGAAGTGGGCATTCACGTCGTCCGGTTGCAGTTCGAGGGCGGTCCGATATTCGGCGATGGCGCCTTCAGTATCGCCTTTGGCCTTGAGGGTCACGCCGAGATTGTTGTGAGCATTCACATCGTCGGGCCGATGGCGAAGCACCGTCCGGAATTCGGCGATGGCGCCCTCCAGGTCTCCTCGCTCCTTGAGCGCCACGCCATAGTCATTGTGGGCCTTCAGGTCATCCGGTTTCAGGCGCAGGGCGGCTTTGAATTCGGTAAGGGCGTCATCGTACCGGCCGATGTCCAGAAGTGTGTTGGCCAGGTTGAGGTGCGCGGCAAAATAGTTGGCTTGGAGCCGCAATGCATGGGTGAATTCGTCGATCGCCTGGGCCAAGTCTCCCTTAAAGACGAAGGCCACGCCGAGGTCATTGTGGCGCATCGCTTCCGCGTCGTTGTCGATCGGCTTGGTGATCTTGTCCGTGATCGACAGCACTTCTTCTTCCACCGTTACGGGCTGGTCGGGCGGTGGAGCTGGAGGCGCCGGCTTGGCGGGTGCCGCCGCCGACGGGCCAATCGCGGACAGGGACAAGCAGAGAAATAGAGCGGGGCCGAGAGAAATCAGGAAACGGAGACGGACAACGTCCGACATGGAGGTCCTTCTATCAGATGGAATGGAATCGGTGCGGGTGGCGTGCCCGACAACCATTCGCCGCTCGGGCGAAACGCCGGACGACGTGGTGCCACATAGCCCGATCCCTACGAAAATTTCAAGTTGAAAGTCCGGCACTTGCAAGCCGCTACTGCATTGCCGTTCCCGGCGCGGTTGCGAGGGCGGCCGGGAACTCCGGGCGCCAGCCGCCGCCCAGGGCTTTGTAGAGGCCGACCATGTCTGTCAGCCTGGCCCGCTCGGTTTGGGTGAGCTGCGTCTCCGCCGCCAGTTGTGTCCGTTGGGCATCGAGCACGTCCAGATAATTGACCAGCCCCTTGCGATACCGTACCTCCGCGAGCGAGACGGCCGACGAGGCGGCGGCCACCTGCTCGCGCTGCCGCGCGACCTGTTCGGTGCGTGCCTGGATCGAGACCAACAGGTCCGCCACTTCCCGAAAGGCGAGCAGAATGGTTTGTTGGTAACCCTCCAACATCTGCTGATACCGCGAGTGGGCGGCATCCAGCCGTGCCATGTTGGTGCCGCCTTGAAAGATCAGCAAGGTCACCGAGGGGCCGATGCTGTAATAGGCGCTGTTGCCCGTGAACCAGTTGGCGAACTCCACGCTTTGCAGGCCGCCTTGGCCGGTGATCGATAGGCTCGGGAAAAAATAGGCGCGAGCCTGCCCGATGCGCGCATTCGCGGCGATGAGCGTCGCTTCGGCTTGAAGGATGTCGGGCCGGCGTTCGAGCAATTGTGACGGGAGGCCCACGGGAATGGTCGGCTGCACGACGACGCGGCGGAGCGGTTTCGGCGGCAAGGTTAGGCTGCCCGGTGGCGATCCCGTGAGCACCTCCAGCCGATGCAGTTCCACGGCGCGGAGGCGAGCCAGATCCGGAATCAGCCCCGCGCTTTCCGCAACCAACACTTCCGTGCGTGTGATGTCCAAGTCGGACGCCAAGCCGACGGAGGCGCGTTTGCCGATGATCTCCAGCGACTCTCGACGTAGCGCGAGCGCCCGTTGGGCGATTTCGATTTGTTCGTCCAGTTCACGAATGCGGAAGTACGCCTGCCCGACATCGCCGATCAAGGTCAAGGCGACGGCGCGGGCATCCTGCTCGACGGCCTGGGCCTCCGCCGAAGCTGCTTCCATCCCTCGGCGAATGCGCCCCCAGACATCCAGTTCCCAGCGCAGGTCCGCCGCGCCGTTCCACAGGTCGAAACTGGTGCCGGGCGCCGCGAAGACCTGCGGACCTGGCTGCTGATTATTCGCCAACCCCAAGCCGGCGAGAGTGTTCTTTGAAATGGTGAGGTTGGTGTAGGCGCCTTGGACGTTGACTTGCGGATAGAGGCCGGCCTTCGCGGTCATGACGGAGGCTCGACCCTCCAACACCCGCGAGATCGTGCGGCGCACATCGTGGTTCCGCGTGAGGGCCTGGCCGATGAATCGGGTCAGCTCCTCATTCTGAAAGGCTCTCCACCATTCGGCTTCGGGCATGCCGTCGACATGGGCGCCCAAGGAACCGGGCGCCATCCTGCTCCAGTCCACCGGAGGCCGGTGGTAGTCCGCGCCCTGCAGGCATCCGGTTGCCGACAGGGACAGGATGGTCGCTAGAGTCCAGTGTACGGTTCTGCTGCGGGCCAAGCTTGCGTTCATCGCGGTGACTCCGTCGGCGAAACAGGCTCCTCACGGTCGATGAACATATCGACCTGCTGCCCCGTATAGATGGGAAAGGGCGGGGGGGCGAATCGGTAGATGACCTGCAGGACGCGCGTGTCCACCCGCTCGCTGTTGTCTCCCGTCAGGGCCCGTTTCGGAACGATGTAGGGCTCGATGCGGACGAACGTCAATGGAATCGGGTGCGTGGTATCGCCCTTCAGATACGCCACGCCGGGGCGGTTCGGCTGGACCAACGGGGCGTTTACCTCATCGACATCGGCGCGGACCTGCAGCCGCTGCGTGTCGCCCACCAACATGAGCGGCTCGGTGGCCCCCATCGTGAGCGCATATTCACCGGCCCGGATGTTCACCTGCAAGACGGTGCCGGTACGGGGGGCGCGTACGGTGAGCCGATCCAGCAACATCCGGGTTTCGTCGCGCTGGGCGGTGACCTGTTTGAGCGTCGCCTCGAAT
It contains:
- a CDS encoding efflux transporter outer membrane subunit; protein product: MNASLARSRTVHWTLATILSLSATGCLQGADYHRPPVDWSRMAPGSLGAHVDGMPEAEWWRAFQNEELTRFIGQALTRNHDVRRTISRVLEGRASVMTAKAGLYPQVNVQGAYTNLTISKNTLAGLGLANNQQPGPQVFAAPGTSFDLWNGAADLRWELDVWGRIRRGMEAASAEAQAVEQDARAVALTLIGDVGQAYFRIRELDEQIEIAQRALALRRESLEIIGKRASVGLASDLDITRTEVLVAESAGLIPDLARLRAVELHRLEVLTGSPPGSLTLPPKPLRRVVVQPTIPVGLPSQLLERRPDILQAEATLIAANARIGQARAYFFPSLSITGQGGLQSVEFANWFTGNSAYYSIGPSVTLLIFQGGTNMARLDAAHSRYQQMLEGYQQTILLAFREVADLLVSIQARTEQVARQREQVAAASSAVSLAEVRYRKGLVNYLDVLDAQRTQLAAETQLTQTERARLTDMVGLYKALGGGWRPEFPAALATAPGTAMQ
- a CDS encoding tetratricopeptide repeat protein, translating into MSDVVRLRFLISLGPALFLCLSLSAIGPSAAAPAKPAPPAPPPDQPVTVEEEVLSITDKITKPIDNDAEAMRHNDLGVAFVFKGDLAQAIDEFTHALRLQANYFAAHLNLANTLLDIGRYDDALTEFKAALRLKPDDLKAHNDYGVALKERGDLEGAIAEFRTVLRHRPDDVNAHNNLGVTLKAKGDTEGAIAEYRTALELQPDDVNAHFNLALALIDKQDLEGAVGEFRTALRVRPNDAKIRFNLGYTLAALGRRTDAAQELRHYLRLERDTPANRPWLEQAESKLRELEMP
- a CDS encoding efflux RND transporter periplasmic adaptor subunit — translated: MTILNRFSIWVALAGVGLAVWTLSMAGKESPMPTPLVEPPRSPYAATVAATGIIEAVNENVRIGPPTAGLVTKVFVTVGSQVREGDPLLQLDDRDLRAQLVAREAAIPPAQAQMEEQNYRIGDLETQLKRLRAVQDSRAVSDDDVKRTWYALEMAKRALGRFEATLKQVTAQRDETRMLLDRLTVRAPRTGTVLQVNIRAGEYALTMGATEPLMLVGDTQRLQVRADVDEVNAPLVQPNRPGVAYLKGDTTHPIPLTFVRIEPYIVPKRALTGDNSERVDTRVLQVIYRFAPPPFPIYTGQQVDMFIDREEPVSPTESPR